One Mycobacterium kubicae genomic window carries:
- a CDS encoding ATP-dependent 6-phosphofructokinase, whose translation MRIGILTGGGDCPGLNAVIRAVVRTCDSRYGSSVVGFQDGWRGLLENRRMQLRNDDRNDRLLAKGGTMLGTARVHPDKLRAGLDQIKQTLDDNGIDVLIPIGGEGTLTAAHWLSEENVPVVGVPKTIDNDIDCTDVTFGHDTALTVATDAIDRLHSTAESHQRVMLVEVMGRHAGWIALNAGLASGAHMTLIPEQPFDVEEVCRLVKRRFQRGDSHFICVVAEGAKPIPGSISLLEGGIDEFGHERFTGVAAQLGVEVEKRINKDVRVTVLGHVQRGGTPTAYDRVLATRFGVNAADAAHAGEYGQMVSLRGQDIGRVPLADAVRQLKLVPQTRYDDAAAFFG comes from the coding sequence ATGCGGATCGGAATTCTCACCGGCGGCGGCGACTGCCCCGGTCTCAACGCCGTCATCCGGGCGGTGGTGCGTACCTGCGACTCCCGGTACGGCTCGTCGGTGGTCGGCTTCCAGGACGGCTGGCGCGGGCTGCTGGAGAACCGGCGCATGCAGCTGCGCAACGACGACCGCAACGACCGGCTGCTGGCCAAGGGCGGAACGATGCTCGGGACCGCCCGCGTCCACCCCGACAAACTGCGGGCCGGACTCGACCAGATCAAGCAGACCCTCGACGACAACGGCATCGACGTCCTGATCCCGATCGGCGGCGAGGGAACGCTGACGGCTGCGCACTGGCTGTCGGAGGAGAACGTGCCGGTGGTCGGAGTGCCGAAAACCATCGACAACGACATCGACTGCACCGACGTCACTTTCGGGCATGACACCGCGTTGACGGTGGCCACCGACGCCATCGACCGGTTGCACAGCACCGCCGAATCCCACCAGCGCGTGATGCTGGTCGAGGTGATGGGCCGCCACGCCGGCTGGATCGCGCTGAACGCCGGGCTGGCATCGGGCGCGCACATGACGCTGATCCCCGAGCAGCCCTTCGACGTCGAAGAAGTATGCCGGCTGGTCAAACGGCGCTTCCAGCGGGGAGATTCGCATTTCATCTGCGTGGTCGCCGAAGGCGCCAAACCCATCCCTGGCTCAATCTCGTTGCTGGAAGGCGGGATTGACGAGTTCGGTCATGAACGCTTCACCGGCGTGGCGGCCCAGCTGGGCGTCGAAGTGGAAAAGCGGATCAACAAAGACGTCCGGGTGACCGTGCTGGGACACGTGCAGCGCGGCGGCACCCCGACGGCGTACGACCGGGTGCTGGCCACCCGCTTCGGCGTCAACGCCGCCGACGCCGCGCACGCGGGGGAGTACGGACAGATGGTGTCGCTGCGCGGGCAGGACATCGGCCGGGTGCCGTTAGCCGACGCAGTGCGCCAGCTCAAACTGGTGCCGCAGACCCGCTATGACGACGCGGCGGCCTTCTTCGGCTGA
- the gatA gene encoding Asp-tRNA(Asn)/Glu-tRNA(Gln) amidotransferase subunit GatA, whose protein sequence is MSDIIRLDAATLAAKIAAKELSSVEITQACLDQIEATDDRYHAFLHVAADEALAAATAVDSAVAAGERLPSPLAGVPLALKDVFTTLDMPTTCGSKILEGWRSPYDATLTSQLRAAGIPILGKTNMDEFAMGSSTENSAYGPTRNPWNVERVPGGSGGGSAAALAAFQAPLAIGSDTGGSIRQPAALTATVGVKPTYGTVSRYGLVACASSLDQGGPCARTVLDTALLHQVIAGHDPRDSTSVQAAVPDVVGAAKAGAAGDLRGVRVGVVKQLRGEGYQAGVLSSFQAAVEQLTALGAEVSEVDCPHFEYALPAYYLILPSEVSSNLARFDAMRYGLRVGDDGTHSAEEVMALTRAAGFGPEVKRRIMIGTYALSAGYYDAYYNQAQKVRTLIARDLDAAYQSVDVLISPTTPTTAFGLGEKVDDPLAMYLFDLCTLPLNLAGHCGMSVPSGLSEDDGLPVGLQILAPALADDRLYRVGAAYEAARGPLPTAI, encoded by the coding sequence GTGAGCGACATCATCCGGCTCGACGCGGCGACCCTTGCCGCCAAGATCGCCGCCAAGGAGCTGTCGTCGGTCGAGATCACGCAGGCCTGCCTCGACCAGATCGAGGCGACCGACGACCGCTACCACGCCTTCTTGCACGTCGCGGCCGACGAGGCGCTGGCGGCGGCGACCGCCGTGGACAGCGCGGTGGCCGCCGGAGAACGGCTGCCCTCGCCCCTGGCCGGGGTGCCGCTGGCACTCAAAGACGTCTTCACCACCCTCGATATGCCCACGACCTGCGGCTCCAAGATCCTCGAGGGCTGGCGCTCGCCCTATGACGCCACGCTGACCTCGCAGTTGCGGGCGGCGGGGATACCGATCCTGGGCAAGACCAACATGGACGAGTTCGCGATGGGCTCGTCGACTGAGAACTCCGCCTACGGCCCTACCCGCAACCCCTGGAACGTCGAGCGGGTGCCCGGCGGCTCCGGCGGCGGCAGCGCCGCGGCGTTGGCGGCTTTCCAAGCGCCGTTGGCCATCGGCTCCGACACCGGCGGCTCCATCCGGCAACCGGCCGCGTTGACCGCCACCGTCGGCGTCAAACCCACCTACGGCACGGTCTCGCGGTACGGGTTGGTGGCGTGTGCGTCGTCGCTGGACCAGGGCGGGCCGTGTGCGCGCACGGTGCTCGACACCGCGCTGCTACATCAGGTGATCGCCGGTCACGACCCCCGCGACTCCACCTCGGTGCAGGCGGCCGTGCCCGATGTGGTGGGCGCGGCCAAGGCCGGCGCCGCGGGCGATCTGCGCGGGGTGCGGGTCGGGGTGGTCAAGCAACTGCGCGGCGAGGGGTATCAGGCCGGGGTGCTGTCGTCGTTCCAGGCCGCGGTCGAGCAACTGACCGCGCTGGGCGCCGAGGTGAGCGAAGTCGATTGCCCGCACTTCGAATATGCGCTGCCCGCCTACTACCTCATCCTGCCCTCGGAGGTGTCCAGCAACCTGGCGCGCTTCGACGCCATGCGCTACGGGCTGCGGGTCGGGGACGACGGCACCCACAGCGCCGAGGAAGTGATGGCGCTGACGCGCGCCGCCGGTTTCGGCCCGGAGGTCAAGCGCCGCATCATGATCGGCACCTACGCGCTGTCGGCCGGCTACTACGACGCCTACTACAACCAGGCCCAGAAGGTGCGCACCCTGATCGCGCGCGACCTGGATGCCGCCTATCAGTCCGTCGACGTCCTGATCTCGCCGACCACACCGACAACCGCGTTCGGGTTGGGCGAGAAGGTCGACGATCCGCTGGCGATGTACCTGTTCGACCTGTGCACGCTGCCGCTGAACCTGGCCGGCCACTGCGGCATGTCGGTGCCGTCCGGCCTGTCCGAGGACGACGGGCTGCCGGTGGGCCTGCAGATCCTGGCGCCGGCGCTGGCCGACGACCGGCTCTACCGGGTGGGCGCGGCCTACGAGGCCGCCCGCGGACCGCTGCCGACCGCGATCTAG
- the gatC gene encoding Asp-tRNA(Asn)/Glu-tRNA(Gln) amidotransferase subunit GatC, with the protein MSQISRDEVAHLARLARLALTDSELDSFAGQLDAILTHVSQIQAVDVTGVEPTDNPLKDVNVTRPDETTPCLTQQEALDQAPEAVDGRFAVPQILGESQ; encoded by the coding sequence GTGTCCCAGATCTCCCGTGACGAGGTGGCCCACCTGGCCCGGCTGGCCCGGCTGGCGTTGACCGACAGCGAGCTGGACAGCTTCGCCGGTCAACTCGACGCCATCCTGACCCACGTCAGTCAGATCCAGGCTGTCGACGTCACCGGCGTCGAACCCACCGACAATCCACTCAAGGACGTCAACGTCACGCGGCCTGACGAGACCACGCCGTGCCTGACCCAGCAGGAGGCGCTGGACCAGGCGCCCGAAGCCGTCGACGGTCGGTTCGCCGTGCCCCAGATCCTGGGGGAGAGTCAGTGA
- a CDS encoding MinD/ParA family ATP-binding protein, with translation MGESSAPTPAAIRAPAPVRPRERVPGGIALDGLDQQDVDESAQFSWHDLVWRIKRMDFGPGRGANYELDLRERIRTSVGTAFPIAVLNLKGGVGKTSVVEALGSTLASVRRDPVIGIDLDGGDLSDRHGRRSHLNMLDLLQDITVTRYSDVRAHTYMNSSGFEVLGLPDYVNTNWRVERQDFIKVFSILRKHYSLVLIDCVKALNSTVMEAVLPESRALVVVSSASIDSIKKTKTTLEWLRRNGYAKLIASTVLAVNHTEPRELDTLAGKELEQLAAQVAATVVLPFDRHIHEGREIGIDRLSKESRRCYLELAAAVAERFPGRDVRRNDYRSW, from the coding sequence TTGGGCGAATCCTCGGCGCCCACGCCGGCAGCGATCCGGGCGCCTGCCCCGGTTCGCCCCCGCGAGCGGGTCCCCGGCGGGATCGCACTCGATGGCCTCGATCAGCAAGACGTCGACGAGTCGGCGCAGTTCTCCTGGCATGACCTGGTGTGGCGGATCAAGCGGATGGATTTCGGCCCGGGCAGGGGTGCGAACTACGAACTCGATCTGCGCGAGCGGATCCGGACCAGCGTCGGGACTGCGTTCCCGATCGCGGTCCTCAACCTCAAAGGTGGCGTCGGCAAGACGTCGGTGGTCGAAGCGCTCGGCTCGACGCTGGCCAGTGTGCGCAGGGACCCGGTCATCGGCATCGACCTCGACGGTGGGGACCTGTCGGATCGGCATGGTCGTCGCAGCCATCTCAACATGCTCGACCTTCTCCAAGACATCACCGTCACGCGGTATTCGGATGTGCGGGCACATACCTACATGAATAGTTCGGGATTCGAGGTACTCGGTCTGCCCGACTACGTCAACACCAATTGGCGCGTCGAGCGGCAAGATTTCATCAAAGTGTTTTCGATTCTCCGAAAGCATTACTCGCTGGTGCTCATCGACTGCGTCAAGGCGCTGAATTCCACCGTGATGGAAGCGGTCTTGCCGGAGTCGAGGGCGCTGGTGGTCGTCAGCAGCGCCTCGATCGACTCCATCAAGAAGACCAAGACGACGCTGGAGTGGTTGCGGCGCAACGGATATGCCAAGCTGATCGCCTCCACCGTGCTGGCGGTCAATCACACCGAGCCGCGCGAACTGGACACGTTGGCGGGCAAGGAACTCGAGCAGTTAGCCGCGCAGGTGGCCGCCACGGTGGTGCTGCCCTTCGACCGGCACATCCACGAGGGTAGAGAGATCGGCATCGACCGGTTGAGCAAGGAGAGTCGGCGCTGCTACCTCGAGCTGGCGGCCGCGGTGGCCGAGCGGTTCCCAGGTAGGGACGTGCGCCGCAACGACTACCGGTCTTGGTGA
- a CDS encoding MinD/ParA family ATP-binding protein has protein sequence MQAVEGGGKADWRVLLRRLAKLWRRPERDEAYLNWLRHRIAIPVDRPFPIAVLNQKGGVGKTTVVEALGSTFAQARHDRVIAVDLDGGDLAERHGRRNHVSMVDLFTDASVPRYMDERADAYRNGSGLDMLGLPDYAPSEWRFEHDDFVKSVSALKNHYSLVLMDCVKSLKCSVMRAVLLEAGALVIVSGSSVDALKKTRATLNWLRDNGFENLLPFTVLVVNQTDRSRPTAPASTELGQLSARVATVVMLPFDPHVREGTEISMDRLSKKSRLRYLELAAILSDMSAKRAIPREHRGHIGAYARSG, from the coding sequence GTGCAAGCCGTCGAAGGCGGCGGCAAGGCCGATTGGCGGGTGCTGCTGCGTCGCCTCGCCAAGCTGTGGCGGCGTCCCGAGCGGGACGAGGCCTACTTGAATTGGCTGCGGCATCGGATTGCCATCCCCGTGGACCGCCCTTTTCCCATTGCCGTGCTGAATCAGAAGGGCGGCGTGGGGAAGACCACGGTGGTCGAAGCCCTGGGGTCGACGTTCGCCCAAGCGCGCCATGACCGCGTCATCGCCGTGGATCTCGATGGCGGGGACCTCGCCGAACGGCATGGTCGGCGCAACCACGTCAGCATGGTCGATCTGTTCACCGACGCATCGGTTCCCCGGTACATGGATGAGCGCGCGGACGCGTACCGAAACGGCTCGGGGCTGGACATGCTCGGGCTGCCCGATTACGCGCCCAGTGAGTGGCGATTCGAGCACGACGACTTCGTCAAGTCGGTGTCGGCACTGAAGAATCACTACTCGTTGGTCCTGATGGACTGCGTCAAGTCACTGAAATGCAGCGTGATGAGGGCCGTGCTGTTGGAAGCCGGAGCCCTGGTGATTGTCAGCGGTTCATCGGTGGACGCACTGAAGAAGACTCGAGCTACGCTGAATTGGCTGCGCGACAACGGATTCGAAAATTTGCTCCCGTTCACGGTGCTCGTGGTCAACCAAACCGATCGAAGTCGACCGACCGCCCCGGCGAGCACCGAACTCGGTCAGTTGTCTGCTCGGGTCGCGACCGTGGTGATGCTTCCGTTCGACCCGCACGTGCGTGAGGGGACCGAGATCAGCATGGACCGGTTGAGCAAGAAGAGCAGGCTGCGTTATCTGGAACTGGCCGCGATTCTGAGCGACATGTCCGCCAAGCGCGCGATACCGCGAGAGCACCGCGGGCACATTGGCGCGTATGCGCGGTCAGGTTGA